The stretch of DNA CCAGGGCCAAAGAAGCAATTTGAAAAGAAGGGTAAACATAgacaaatagaaaaaaaatcagCTGATTCAGATTCAAATAGAGGAAAGCCCTCTAAAAAGATCACTCCAGGTTCAAGAAAACTTTCCCCGCATAATTCTGAAACTGTGGTGTCTGAAATTCCAGATGGATCATCAAAACCTCAACTCAGAGAAACTAGACATCAGTCATCAGCAGGTCCTACCGAATTTGTCCCTAGTCATAATAAAATTCCTGAAATCGGTAAAAGTAGAAATGCGGAACCTGAAACTCAAAGGACAAACTCAGAAGCTAATGGTTACAAAAAAGTTCCTGTTAATGTGACAGATCAGCAGCCTAGCCTCAAACAAATAGTTGTTTCCCAGTCCATGAATGAGTTTAAAAAACAGGAGCCCAATATGATAGGTAGCTCAAATGATAGACAAAAAGACACATTTTTAGGGGGGAGCAACAATGGTATTCAGAAAAGGACAGAATCTTTCTCAGATAAGAAAAGTTGTTCATATATGAAGTATGAGAAGGAGGAACCCGAGTTGAAGAGTCCAATAAAGGATTTCTCTCAGTAAGTTTATAAACACAATGTTGTATTGGATGAACAAATGCTTTGATAAGCTCTAAATttcatgtttcaaaacaacTTGATTTTGTGGTTCTCAATTAATTATATGTCATTCCATCTTTAGGTATAAAGAATACGTGAAGGAATATCAAGAGAAGTACGAGAGCTACTTCTCCTTGAACAATATCTTGGAGTCATACAGGTAATGTCGACCTTGCTTTATTTCACTTTCTAATATTTGTGcaatttgattttcttttagATAAAAATGTTGCTCCATAAATTGCAAATTGGTTCATCAAATCAGTACTCTAATTTGCGTTGATGATGtaattagaaatgagttcaGTAAACTTGGGAATGAGCTTGAAACTTACCGAGGAAGGGATAGTAAGAGATACCAAGACATCTCAGAGCATATACAGTCATCGTTTCTTCGGTGTGGAGAGGTACTTTAGTGGTTATTTTCGTATAGTTATCTGTCGGGCATGCTTTTATAGCTCGCTGTTTTATTGATGTTTActtttacaattttaaaatttaattcattttttgtaTGATCCGGTTTAACATCTGATATTGCAGAAACATAAACGATTGAAGAAAATTTTCATCGTGCTTCATGAAGAATTGAGGGTGACTTATTCCCCTTGGTCTTTCCTTATGTCATCGTTAACTTTTATCTGCCATTCTCTTATTTCTCACTAATACGAGTCCATGAACACATTTTTTAACAGCATTTGAAGCAGAGAATTAAAGACTTTGCTGCCTCGTATACAAGAGACTAGTTTCTTTACAACTCCTGAATCAGTCATCACTGCGTTTACATCACTGTGACAATGTTGTTATATGGTGAGATCTGCTGGTCCCCCATAGTCTGTGGGGAGATTATGTCAACGTGCAGCAACTGTCCAGGTGAGATCTACTGGTCCCATGTAGGCTTCATTATGGATCTCATATAACCAATTCACTGAAGAGTTGTACTTCAAGATTCATCTCCAATACCTGTTGCAAGCCAAATACACGTATTTTGACGAAATTTAGATCTATTGCATGTGTAATATACTACAGCTGTACAGTATCCTTTTTGGCCTAAAAAAGACATTCTCGTGGTTCTCGCAAGGCAAAATTACCgttgtgaaatttttttctccGCTTGTCAATTGTTGCTTAGTAGCATGCATTGCcacaattttgaattttcttttttcgaTGTATAATTCTCGCTATAGGAGCTTTCAAATGTGTATAATCTCAGTTTATATGTGAAAGATCCAAGTTTTGACCGCTCACTCAACAATGGATTTTGTGATTTGGCTTAACTGTATCAGTAAAATCTTGAGTCATCTCTATTCATTGAACGATAGATACCGTTTAGTGTGAATGTTGATGCGTTAGTTGATTATTAACATTTGATTAAGTTCTACAAACAATTGAAGTTATCAAATTTTGTCGTAAACATGACGTCATTCTCATCCTGAGGA from Primulina huaijiensis isolate GDHJ02 unplaced genomic scaffold, ASM1229523v2 scaffold207808, whole genome shotgun sequence encodes:
- the LOC140966728 gene encoding uncharacterized protein; amino-acid sequence: MNEFKKQEPNMIGSSNDRQKDTFLGGSNNGIQKRTESFSDKKSCSYMKYEKEEPELKSPIKDFSQYKEYVKEYQEKYESYFSLNNILESYRNEFSKLGNELETYRGRDSKRYQDISEHIQSSFLRCGEKHKRLKKIFIVLHEELRHLKQRIKDFAASYTRD